The genomic region ATAGAACTATGGTAACCTTGCTCAAACAACCCTGAAACTTGTACCTTTTCATTGATTTGCTGAACATATCCTACACTCAGCCGCAGCGGAAGCATATCTATATATTTTTGGGCGCTAAGTTTAGAACTAAATACTTTGCGTAAAGTGTCAAAAGCATTGTTTTTATTGTCTTGTACAGCAAATAAGTTTGAAATGACTTGTCCCTCAAAGCGAAATTGATTTACACTTTCTGTATAGGTAGTAGCGTTTCCACTCCAAGATACAAAACCTAAATTTTGTACAGTTACATATATAGTTTGAAGTTGTGATTCATTTATTTGATAAGCCGCAGTAATATCTACCCCTGCACCTACTCCGTTAAATTTGAATATACCTCTATTTCCTTTTCCTAATCCTGCTGTATTAAATTCATAATCCATAGTAAAGTCAAGGTATTCTCCCTCTTGGGCTGTAAATAAACTACCTGAAAAGTGCTTTGTCCTTATTTGACGAACTCCCTGTACAAGTTTAGCATTTACTCCTATGCTTAATTTATCAGTTAATTGAGTAGCCCCTGTAACTTTGTAGTAGCGTACTCTATGCCAATAAAATTTAGCTTTATCTTCTTTTACAGTTTTGCCCTCAAACTGGCTATTTCCTTGCCATAGAAGTTTTCCTAAATCCCTGTTGTAGCTAAATGAAAATAAATCATTCTCCTCTATACCCAACCCTAGAATGTACCTATCTTTTTTTATGACTGCATTTAGTAAGTGAAAAGAGTACTCTGAACCGATTACATTTCGTTTTTTACTTTTTTTAGCCATGTTTTGAGTTTCTTCATAAGTGATAGGTTTTCCTTCAAGTAGCTTATCTACAATACTATAACTAAAATTGTTATTTCCAATCGAAAGCTGCAAACCTGAACTAATCTGAAATTTGTTCATTTCTAGTTGCGGATACATTGCAGGTATGTATGTCGCTGCGTTAAAACCTTGATTGGAGAACAAAAGCTGCGATTGAGAATAGCTAAAAAAGGAACACACACCTAAAAGA from Bacteroidia bacterium harbors:
- a CDS encoding DUF5723 family protein; translated protein: MKYFFNFGQKNTKNMRIFKLCLTILLGVCSFFSYSQSQLLFSNQGFNAATYIPAMYPQLEMNKFQISSGLQLSIGNNNFSYSIVDKLLEGKPITYEETQNMAKKSKKRNVIGSEYSFHLLNAVIKKDRYILGLGIEENDLFSFSYNRDLGKLLWQGNSQFEGKTVKEDKAKFYWHRVRYYKVTGATQLTDKLSIGVNAKLVQGVRQIRTKHFSGSLFTAQEGEYLDFTMDYEFNTAGLGKGNRGIFKFNGVGAGVDITAAYQINESQLQTIYVTVQNLGFVSWSGNATTYTESVNQFRFEGQVISNLFAVQDNKNNAFDTLRKVFSSKLSAQKYIDMLPLRLSVGYVQQINEKVQVSGLFEQGYHSSITFRPHLEAAAQYKLNEYLAAGGCMGVLGFNNFNLGLHTCLNYKGFGIWLSADQITGLILPKMGTGVALYAGLWYRM